The proteins below are encoded in one region of Streptomyces roseirectus:
- a CDS encoding urease subunit beta, giving the protein MIPGEILFEDGPIVYNAGREVTRLTVLNAADRPVQVGSHYHFAEANPGLEFDRAAARGLRLNVAAGTAVRFEPGIPVDVELVPLAGARIVPGLRGETGGALDA; this is encoded by the coding sequence ATGATTCCCGGAGAGATCCTGTTCGAGGACGGCCCGATCGTCTACAACGCGGGCCGCGAGGTCACCCGGCTGACCGTCCTCAACGCCGCCGACCGCCCCGTGCAGGTCGGCTCCCACTACCACTTCGCCGAGGCCAACCCGGGCCTGGAGTTCGACCGCGCCGCCGCCCGCGGCCTGCGGCTGAACGTCGCCGCCGGGACGGCCGTCCGCTTCGAACCGGGAATCCCCGTCGACGTCGAACTCGTCCCGCTGGCCGGCGCCCGGATCGTGCCGGGGCTGCGCGGGGAGACCGGAGGTGCCCTCGATGCCTGA
- a CDS encoding urease subunit alpha — protein MPEISRAAYADLFGPTTGDRIRLADTDLLIEIEEDRSGGPGLAGDEAVFGGGKVIRESMGQARATRADGTPDTVITGAVIVDHWGIVKADIGIRDGRITGIGKAGNPDTMDGVHPDLVIGPETEVIAGNGRIVTAGAVDAHVHFICPQIADEALSAGVTTLVGGGTGPAEGSKATTVTPGPWHLARMLEAMEHYPLNIGFLGKGNTVSHEAMLSQIRGGALGLKLHEDWGSTPAVIDASLTVADQTGIQVAIHTDTLNEAGFVGDTLAAIAGRGIHAYHTEGAGGGHAPDIMTVVSQANVLPSSTNPTRPYTVNTAEEHLDMLMVCHHLNPAVPEDLAFAESRIRPSTIGAEDVLHDLGAISIISSDAQAMGRVGEVILRTWQTAHVMKRRRGALPGDGRADNHRVRRYVAKYTINPAIAQGLAHEIGSVETGKLADLVLWEPAFFGVKPHLVVKGGQIAYAQMGDANASIPTPQPILPRPMYGAIGRAPAANSLNFVARLAIEDGLPERLQLGKRFVAIESTRAVTKADMRENDARPDVRVDPDSFAVHIDGELVEATPAAELPMAQRYFLF, from the coding sequence ATGCCTGAGATCTCACGCGCCGCCTACGCCGACCTGTTCGGCCCCACGACCGGCGACCGCATCCGCCTCGCGGACACCGACCTGCTGATCGAGATCGAGGAGGACCGCTCCGGCGGCCCCGGACTCGCCGGCGACGAGGCCGTGTTCGGCGGCGGCAAGGTCATCCGCGAGTCCATGGGCCAGGCCCGCGCCACGCGCGCGGACGGCACCCCGGACACCGTCATCACGGGCGCGGTGATCGTCGACCACTGGGGCATCGTCAAGGCGGACATCGGCATCCGCGACGGCCGCATCACCGGCATCGGCAAGGCCGGCAACCCCGACACCATGGACGGCGTCCACCCCGACCTCGTCATCGGCCCCGAGACCGAGGTCATCGCGGGCAACGGCCGGATCGTCACGGCCGGCGCGGTCGACGCGCACGTCCACTTCATCTGCCCGCAGATCGCCGACGAGGCCCTGTCGGCCGGCGTCACCACCCTGGTCGGCGGCGGCACCGGGCCCGCCGAGGGCTCCAAGGCGACGACCGTCACCCCCGGACCCTGGCACCTCGCCCGGATGCTGGAGGCGATGGAGCACTACCCCCTCAACATCGGCTTCCTCGGCAAGGGCAACACCGTCTCCCACGAGGCGATGCTCTCCCAGATCCGCGGCGGCGCCCTCGGCCTGAAGCTCCACGAGGACTGGGGCTCGACCCCGGCCGTCATCGACGCGTCCCTCACCGTCGCCGACCAGACCGGCATCCAGGTCGCCATCCACACCGACACGCTGAACGAGGCCGGGTTCGTCGGCGACACCCTCGCCGCGATCGCCGGACGCGGCATCCACGCGTACCACACCGAGGGCGCCGGCGGCGGGCACGCGCCGGACATCATGACGGTCGTCTCGCAGGCCAACGTCCTGCCCAGCTCCACCAACCCGACCCGCCCCTACACCGTCAACACCGCCGAGGAACACCTCGACATGCTGATGGTCTGCCACCACCTCAACCCGGCCGTCCCCGAGGACCTGGCCTTCGCCGAGTCCCGGATCCGCCCCTCCACCATCGGCGCGGAGGACGTCCTGCACGACCTCGGCGCGATCTCGATCATCTCCTCCGACGCCCAGGCCATGGGCCGCGTCGGCGAGGTGATCCTGCGCACCTGGCAGACCGCCCACGTCATGAAGCGCAGGCGCGGCGCCCTCCCCGGCGACGGCCGCGCCGACAACCACCGCGTACGCCGCTACGTCGCCAAGTACACGATCAACCCGGCGATCGCCCAGGGCCTCGCCCACGAGATCGGCTCCGTCGAGACCGGCAAGCTCGCCGACCTCGTCCTGTGGGAGCCCGCGTTCTTCGGCGTCAAACCCCACCTCGTCGTCAAGGGCGGCCAGATCGCCTACGCGCAGATGGGCGACGCCAACGCCTCCATCCCGACCCCGCAGCCGATCCTGCCGCGCCCCATGTACGGCGCGATCGGCCGCGCCCCGGCCGCCAACTCCCTCAACTTCGTGGCCCGGTTGGCGATCGAGGACGGTCTGCCGGAACGGCTCCAGCTCGGCAAGCGGTTCGTCGCGATCGAGTCGACGCGCGCGGTCACCAAGGCCGACATGCGCGAGAACGACGCCCGTCCCGACGTCCGCGTCGACCCCGACAGCTTCGCCGTGCACATCGACGGCGAGCTGGTCGAGGCGACCCCGGCCGCCGAACTGCCCATGGCCCAGCGCTACTTCCTGTTCTGA
- a CDS encoding urease accessory protein UreF, translating into MSRAALLILADGRFPAGGHAHSGGAEEAVRAGRITGVEDLEAFCRGRLHTAGLVSASLAASAAAGVDPVALDEATDARTPAPALRVASRKLGRQLMRAARATWPNPELDALAREFPKGAHQPVVLGVTARAAGLGPRDAAYCAAYESVSGPASAVVRLLSLNPFDATGVLARLAAELDMVVDRAVEAASLRDPDALPASSSPLLELGAEMHASRSARLFAS; encoded by the coding sequence ATGTCCAGGGCAGCGCTGTTGATCCTCGCCGACGGCCGCTTCCCCGCCGGAGGCCACGCGCACTCCGGCGGGGCGGAGGAGGCCGTGAGAGCGGGGCGGATCACGGGAGTCGAGGATCTGGAGGCGTTCTGCCGGGGGCGCCTGCACACGGCGGGGCTCGTGTCGGCGTCCCTCGCCGCTTCGGCGGCGGCGGGGGTCGACCCGGTGGCGCTGGACGAGGCGACCGACGCCCGAACTCCCGCACCGGCGCTGAGAGTCGCCTCCCGCAAGCTGGGGCGCCAACTGATGCGCGCCGCCCGCGCGACCTGGCCGAACCCCGAACTCGACGCCCTGGCCCGGGAGTTCCCCAAGGGGGCCCACCAGCCCGTGGTGTTGGGGGTGACGGCCCGTGCGGCGGGCCTCGGCCCCCGGGACGCGGCGTACTGCGCGGCGTACGAGAGCGTGAGCGGACCGGCGAGCGCGGTGGTACGCCTGCTGAGCCTGAACCCGTTCGACGCGACCGGCGTGCTGGCGCGGCTGGCGGCGGAGCTGGACATGGTCGTGGACCGTGCCGTCGAAGCCGCCTCCCTCCGGGACCCGGACGCGTTGCCGGCCTCGTCGTCCCCTCTCCTGGAACTGGGAGCGGAGATGCACGCGAGCCGGTCGGCCCGCCTCTTCGCGTCGTGA
- the ureG gene encoding urease accessory protein UreG — protein sequence MHLDHPHSHATALSADAHRPDGTRRALRIGLGGPVGSGKTATVAALCRELRDELSLAVVTNDIYTREDAEFLLREAVLPPERISAVETGACPHTAIRDDISANLEAVEDLEDTVGPLDLVLVESGGDNLTATFSKGLVDAQIFVIDVAGGDDIPRKGGPGVTTADLLVVNKTDLAPHVGSDLARMAADAKAQRAELPVVFQSLRSEAGVADVAAWVRAQVRAWTA from the coding sequence GTGCACCTCGACCACCCCCACTCCCACGCCACCGCCCTCAGCGCCGACGCCCACCGCCCCGACGGCACCCGCCGCGCCCTGCGGATCGGACTCGGCGGCCCCGTCGGCTCCGGCAAGACCGCCACCGTCGCCGCCCTCTGCCGCGAGTTGCGCGACGAGCTGAGCCTCGCCGTCGTCACCAACGACATCTACACCCGCGAGGACGCCGAGTTCCTGCTCAGGGAGGCCGTGCTGCCCCCGGAGCGGATCTCGGCCGTCGAGACCGGCGCCTGCCCGCACACCGCGATCCGCGACGACATCTCCGCCAACCTCGAAGCCGTCGAGGACCTGGAGGACACCGTCGGCCCCCTCGACCTCGTCCTCGTCGAGTCCGGCGGCGACAACCTCACCGCGACCTTCTCCAAGGGCCTGGTCGACGCGCAGATCTTCGTCATCGACGTGGCCGGCGGGGACGACATCCCCCGCAAGGGCGGCCCCGGTGTCACCACCGCCGACCTCCTGGTCGTCAACAAGACCGACCTCGCCCCGCACGTCGGCTCCGACCTCGCCCGGATGGCCGCCGACGCGAAGGCGCAGCGGGCTGAACTCCCGGTCGTCTTCCAGTCGTTGAGGAGCGAGGCGGGTGTCGCGGACGTCGCCGCGTGGGTGCGGGCGCAGGTGCGCGCGTGGACGGCGTAA
- a CDS encoding urease accessory protein UreD: protein MDGVTATARLRATPDGRGGTALPVLESDGPLALRRTRGEHPGEAKALLVGAMSGPLGGDRFRVEADIEAGARLAVGSAAATIALPGQHKGEARYAVRLRVAGELRWLPEPLISANGSDLYVTTRVDLAEGARLVFREEQILGRSGEEPGRLTSRLTLRVGERPVLDQELACGPGAPGGWDGPAVLGGHRAVGQLLVVRPEFAHTPVPATVLADGAATIVPLTGPAALVTALAPDGLVLRRVLDAALGELG from the coding sequence GTGGACGGCGTAACGGCGACCGCCCGGCTGCGGGCCACCCCCGACGGGCGCGGCGGCACCGCCCTGCCCGTCCTGGAGAGCGACGGCCCCCTCGCCCTGCGCCGCACCCGGGGCGAACACCCCGGCGAAGCGAAGGCGTTGCTGGTCGGCGCGATGAGCGGCCCGCTCGGCGGCGACCGCTTCCGCGTCGAGGCCGACATCGAGGCCGGCGCCCGGCTCGCCGTGGGCTCCGCCGCCGCGACCATCGCGCTGCCGGGCCAGCACAAGGGCGAGGCGCGGTACGCCGTGCGGCTGCGGGTGGCCGGTGAACTCCGGTGGCTGCCCGAGCCGTTGATCTCCGCGAACGGCAGCGACCTGTACGTCACGACGCGCGTCGACCTCGCCGAGGGCGCGCGTCTGGTGTTCCGCGAGGAGCAGATCCTCGGCCGCTCCGGCGAGGAACCCGGGCGCCTCACCAGCCGGTTGACCCTGCGCGTCGGTGAACGCCCCGTCCTGGACCAGGAGTTGGCGTGCGGTCCCGGCGCGCCCGGCGGCTGGGACGGCCCCGCCGTGCTCGGCGGTCACCGGGCCGTGGGCCAACTCCTCGTCGTCCGGCCCGAGTTCGCGCACACCCCGGTGCCGGCCACGGTGCTCGCGGACGGCGCCGCCACTATCGTCCCGCTGACCGGGCCCGCCGCTCTCGTGACCGCGCTCGCCCCCGACGGGCTGGTGCTGCGACGGGTGCTGGACGCGGCGCTCGGCGAACTCGGGTAG
- a CDS encoding alpha/beta hydrolase yields MKPANRTFALGSAGVLVTATLLAGAVTAPTASATTGGHHGKDREAVGTAIAAARAARAGIDWQDCPASWGLEKPIQCGWVTVPVDYAKPHGKQIKLAVDRIAHTGTPEERQGALLYNPGGPGSSGLRFPRRVTTKAPVWVNTAKAYDFVGFDPRGVGKSAPISCVDPQEFVKAPKMDPVPDSEADKRAQRKLAREYAEGCAERGGALLPHLTTANSARDLDVIRAALGEKKLNFLGASYGTYLGAVYSTLFPTHVRRMVFDSVVNPSKEKIWYQANLDQDVAFESRWRDWQDWVAANDAAFHLGTTRDQVQAKWLKLRADAKKSPLGGVVGPAELIGAFQLAPYYDAQWAPAATLLSEYFAGNPQAVIDAAAPDLSDTAGNIAAENGNAVYTAVECADAKWPTDWRTWDRDNTRLHKDHPFMTWSNAWMNLPCATWSTKQGPPVEVRTGKGLPQTLIVQAERDAATPYEGAVELHKRLKGSRLITEKNAGNHGVTALVNSCVNQRVDAYLLRGTLDAADVVCEPHAVPKP; encoded by the coding sequence ATGAAGCCGGCGAACCGGACCTTCGCGTTAGGCTCCGCCGGAGTACTCGTGACGGCGACCCTGCTGGCCGGCGCCGTCACCGCGCCCACCGCGAGCGCCACCACGGGCGGCCACCACGGCAAGGACCGGGAAGCCGTCGGCACCGCGATCGCCGCCGCGCGGGCCGCGAGAGCCGGCATCGACTGGCAGGACTGCCCCGCGAGTTGGGGCCTGGAGAAGCCCATCCAGTGCGGCTGGGTGACCGTCCCGGTCGACTACGCCAAGCCCCACGGCAAGCAGATCAAGCTCGCCGTCGACCGCATCGCCCACACCGGGACGCCCGAGGAACGTCAGGGCGCGCTCCTCTACAACCCCGGCGGCCCCGGCTCCTCCGGGCTGCGCTTCCCGCGCCGCGTCACCACCAAGGCGCCCGTGTGGGTCAACACCGCCAAGGCGTACGACTTCGTGGGCTTCGACCCGCGCGGCGTCGGCAAGTCCGCGCCGATCTCCTGCGTCGACCCGCAGGAGTTCGTGAAGGCGCCCAAGATGGACCCCGTACCCGACTCCGAGGCCGACAAGCGCGCCCAGCGCAAGCTCGCCCGCGAGTACGCCGAGGGGTGCGCCGAACGCGGCGGCGCCCTGCTGCCGCACCTGACGACCGCGAACAGCGCGCGCGACCTCGACGTCATCCGCGCCGCGCTCGGCGAGAAGAAGCTCAACTTCCTCGGCGCGTCCTACGGCACCTACCTCGGCGCGGTCTACAGCACCCTGTTCCCGACCCACGTGCGCCGGATGGTGTTCGACAGCGTCGTGAACCCCTCGAAGGAGAAGATCTGGTACCAGGCCAACCTGGACCAGGACGTCGCCTTCGAGTCCCGCTGGCGCGACTGGCAGGACTGGGTCGCCGCCAACGACGCCGCCTTCCACCTCGGGACCACGCGCGACCAGGTCCAGGCGAAGTGGCTGAAGCTGCGCGCCGACGCGAAGAAGAGCCCGCTCGGCGGGGTCGTCGGACCGGCCGAGCTGATCGGCGCCTTCCAGCTCGCCCCGTACTACGACGCGCAGTGGGCGCCCGCCGCCACGCTCCTCAGTGAGTACTTCGCCGGGAACCCCCAGGCCGTGATCGACGCCGCCGCGCCCGACCTCTCCGACACGGCCGGCAACATCGCCGCCGAGAACGGCAACGCCGTCTACACGGCCGTCGAGTGCGCGGACGCCAAGTGGCCGACGGACTGGCGCACCTGGGACCGGGACAACACCCGGCTGCACAAGGACCACCCGTTCATGACGTGGTCCAACGCCTGGATGAACCTGCCCTGCGCGACCTGGTCCACGAAGCAGGGGCCGCCGGTGGAGGTGCGCACCGGCAAGGGGCTGCCGCAGACGCTCATCGTGCAGGCCGAGCGCGACGCCGCCACGCCGTACGAGGGCGCCGTCGAACTCCACAAGCGCCTCAAGGGCTCCCGCCTCATCACCGAGAAGAACGCGGGCAACCACGGCGTGACCGCCCTGGTCAACTCCTGCGTCAACCAGCGCGTGGACGCCTACCTCCTGCGCGGGACGCTGGACGCGGCCGACGTCGTGTGCGAACCGCACGCGGTGCCCAAGCCGTGA
- a CDS encoding lysophospholipid acyltransferase family protein: MFYRLLKYVLLGPLLRGLFRPRIEGLEHVPEDGAAIVAGNHLSFSDHFLMPAVIKRRITFLAKAEYFTGPGVRGRLTAAFFRSAGQIPVDRSGKEAGQAAIREGLGVLSKGELLGIYPEGTRSHDGRLYKGKVGVAVMALTAGVPVVPCAMIGTFEAQPPGQRFPSLRPVTIRFGKPLDFSRYAGMEHEKAILRAVTDEIMYAILTLSGQEYVDQYAAVAKAEAQKFPRLPLS; this comes from the coding sequence TTGTTCTATCGGCTGTTGAAGTACGTGCTGCTGGGCCCGTTGTTGAGGGGGTTGTTCCGGCCGCGCATCGAGGGGCTTGAGCATGTGCCGGAGGACGGGGCGGCGATCGTCGCGGGCAACCATCTGTCGTTCTCCGACCACTTCCTGATGCCGGCGGTCATCAAGCGGCGGATCACGTTCCTCGCGAAGGCCGAGTACTTCACCGGGCCGGGGGTGCGGGGGCGGCTGACGGCGGCGTTCTTCCGCAGCGCGGGGCAGATTCCCGTCGACCGGTCGGGGAAGGAGGCGGGGCAGGCCGCGATCCGGGAGGGGCTGGGGGTGCTCTCCAAGGGGGAGCTGCTGGGGATCTACCCCGAGGGGACCCGGTCGCACGACGGGCGGCTCTACAAGGGGAAGGTCGGGGTCGCCGTGATGGCGCTGACCGCCGGGGTGCCCGTGGTGCCGTGCGCGATGATCGGGACGTTCGAGGCGCAGCCGCCGGGGCAGCGATTCCCGAGTCTGCGGCCGGTGACGATCCGGTTCGGGAAGCCGCTGGACTTCTCGCGGTACGCCGGGATGGAGCACGAGAAGGCGATCCTGCGGGCCGTCACCGACGAGATCATGTACGCGATCCTGACGCTGTCGGGGCAGGAGTACGTGGACCAGTACGCGGCGGTCGCGAAGGCGGAGGCGCAGAAGTTCCCGCGGCTGCCGCTGAGTTGA
- the rocD gene encoding ornithine--oxo-acid transaminase produces the protein MTTVSDPRTSAELISAEEPVLAHNYHPLPVVVARAEGAWVEDVDGHRYLDLLAGYSALNFGHRHPALIEAAHRQLDRLTLTSRAFHNDRLAEFARRLVELTGYDMMLPMNTGAEAVESGIKLARKWAYDVKGVPADQATIVVAADNFHGRTTTIVSFSTDETARAGFGPFTPGFRIVPYNDLAALEAAIDETTAAVLIEPIQGEAGVLIPDDGYLTGVRELTRRAGCLFIADEIQSGLGRTGHTLAVGHEGVVPDAVLLGKALGGGIVPVSAVVGRREVLEVLRPGEHGSTFGGNPLAAAVGTAVVELLETGEFQSRATELGVVLREGLAGLVGRGVVGFRARGLWAGVDVDPALGTGREISERLMREGVLVKDTHGSTIRIAPPLCVTEEELRSALAALGRVLS, from the coding sequence ATGACGACCGTGTCCGACCCGCGTACCTCTGCCGAGCTGATCAGCGCCGAGGAGCCCGTCCTCGCGCACAACTACCACCCGCTGCCCGTCGTCGTGGCCCGCGCGGAGGGCGCCTGGGTCGAGGACGTCGACGGCCACCGTTACCTCGACCTGCTGGCCGGCTACTCGGCGCTGAACTTCGGCCACCGCCACCCCGCGCTGATCGAGGCGGCCCACCGCCAGCTGGACCGGCTGACACTCACCTCGCGCGCCTTCCACAACGACCGGCTCGCCGAATTCGCCCGTCGGCTGGTCGAGTTGACCGGCTACGACATGATGCTCCCGATGAACACGGGCGCCGAGGCGGTCGAGAGCGGCATCAAGCTGGCCCGCAAGTGGGCGTACGACGTGAAGGGCGTCCCCGCCGACCAGGCGACCATCGTCGTCGCCGCCGACAACTTCCACGGCCGGACGACGACGATCGTCAGCTTCTCCACCGACGAGACGGCCCGCGCCGGTTTCGGGCCCTTCACGCCGGGCTTCCGGATCGTCCCGTACAACGACCTCGCGGCGCTGGAGGCGGCGATCGACGAGACGACGGCGGCGGTGCTGATCGAGCCGATCCAGGGCGAGGCGGGCGTCCTGATCCCGGACGACGGATACCTCACCGGTGTACGGGAGTTGACCCGGCGCGCGGGGTGCCTGTTCATCGCGGACGAGATCCAGTCGGGGCTCGGGCGGACGGGGCACACGCTCGCCGTCGGGCACGAGGGCGTCGTCCCCGACGCGGTGCTGCTGGGCAAGGCGCTCGGCGGGGGCATCGTGCCGGTGTCGGCGGTCGTGGGGCGGCGGGAGGTGCTTGAGGTGCTGCGTCCCGGGGAGCACGGCTCGACGTTCGGCGGCAATCCCCTCGCGGCGGCGGTCGGCACGGCCGTGGTCGAGCTGCTGGAGACGGGCGAGTTCCAGAGCCGGGCCACGGAGTTGGGCGTCGTCCTGCGCGAGGGGCTGGCCGGCCTGGTGGGCCGTGGGGTCGTGGGCTTCCGGGCGCGGGGGCTGTGGGCGGGCGTGGATGTGGATCCGGCGCTCGGCACCGGCCGTGAGATCAGCGAACGGCTGATGCGGGAGGGGGTTCTGGTGAAGGACACGCACGGTTCGACGATCCGGATCGCCCCGCCGCTGTGTGTGACGGAGGAGGAACTGCGGTCGGCGCTCGCGGCGTTGGGGAGGGTGTTGAGCTGA
- the ddaH gene encoding dimethylargininase — translation MSDSRVARPRRFLVCEPRHFAVRYAINPWMHPDKPVDVDLAQEQWQSLIRAYRAHGHTVDSVEPAPGLPDMVFAANSAVVVAGRVLGALFHAPERRPESVHYDTWFKSAGYDVRRPEHVVEGEGDLVWTGRYLLAGTGFRTTREAHREAQEFFGRPVIALTLTDPYFYHLDTALFVLDDDNIAYFPEAFSPGSREVLAALYPDAVLATRDDALAFGLNSVSDGRHVFIAPRAEALAARLADHGYVPVPVDLSEFHKAGGGIKCCTQEIR, via the coding sequence GTGTCCGACTCCCGTGTGGCGCGCCCCCGGCGCTTTCTCGTCTGCGAACCCAGACACTTCGCCGTGCGGTACGCGATCAACCCGTGGATGCACCCCGACAAGCCCGTGGACGTCGATCTCGCGCAGGAGCAGTGGCAGTCGCTGATCCGCGCCTACCGCGCCCACGGCCACACCGTCGACAGCGTCGAGCCCGCGCCCGGCCTGCCCGACATGGTGTTCGCCGCGAACTCGGCGGTGGTCGTCGCCGGCCGGGTGCTGGGCGCCCTGTTCCACGCGCCCGAGCGGCGCCCCGAGTCCGTCCACTACGACACCTGGTTCAAGTCCGCCGGCTACGACGTGCGGCGTCCGGAGCACGTCGTCGAGGGCGAGGGCGACCTCGTCTGGACGGGCCGCTACCTGCTCGCCGGGACGGGGTTCCGCACGACGCGGGAGGCGCACCGCGAGGCGCAGGAGTTCTTCGGCCGGCCGGTGATCGCGCTGACGCTGACCGACCCGTACTTCTACCACCTGGACACCGCGCTGTTCGTCCTGGACGACGACAACATCGCCTACTTCCCCGAGGCGTTCTCGCCGGGCAGCCGCGAGGTGCTGGCGGCGCTGTACCCGGACGCGGTCCTCGCGACCCGGGACGACGCGCTGGCGTTCGGCCTGAACTCCGTCTCCGACGGCCGGCACGTCTTCATCGCCCCGCGCGCCGAGGCGCTGGCCGCGCGGCTCGCCGACCACGGCTACGTCCCCGTCCCCGTCGACCTGTCCGAGTTCCACAAGGCCGGCGGCGGCATCAAGTGCTGCACCCAGGAGATCCGCTGA
- a CDS encoding Lrp/AsnC family transcriptional regulator has translation MNSGAPSFDGLDRKIVTALMANARTSFAEIGAAVGLSPTAVKRRVDRLRETGVITGFTATVRPSALGWRTEAYVEVYCEGAAPPRRLAEVVRNHPEIVAAMTVTGGADALLHVRARDVGHFEEVLERIRTEPFIRKTISVMVLSHLLPEAPEAGASQPAPDVREEA, from the coding sequence ATGAATTCTGGCGCGCCCTCGTTCGACGGTCTGGACCGGAAGATCGTCACGGCGCTGATGGCGAACGCGCGGACCAGTTTCGCGGAGATCGGGGCGGCGGTCGGGCTGTCGCCGACGGCGGTGAAGCGGCGGGTGGACCGGCTGCGGGAGACCGGGGTGATCACGGGGTTCACGGCGACGGTGCGGCCGTCGGCGCTGGGGTGGCGCACGGAGGCGTATGTGGAGGTGTACTGCGAGGGCGCCGCGCCCCCTCGGCGGCTCGCGGAGGTGGTGCGCAACCATCCGGAGATCGTGGCGGCGATGACGGTGACGGGCGGGGCGGACGCCCTGCTGCACGTGCGGGCGCGGGACGTGGGGCACTTCGAGGAGGTCCTGGAGCGGATCCGGACGGAGCCGTTCATCCGCAAGACGATCAGTGTGATGGTGCTGTCGCACCTGCTGCCGGAGGCTCCGGAGGCGGGCGCCAGCCAGCCCGCACCGGACGTGCGCGAAGAGGCTTGA
- a CDS encoding LytR/AlgR family response regulator transcription factor: MLRALAVDDERPSLEELLYLLNADPRIGSVEGAGDATEALRRINRALESGPGGPEAIDVVFLDIQMPGLDGLDLARLLTGFAQPPLIVFVTAHEDFAVQAFDLKAVDYVLKPVRKERLAEAVRRAAELRGATPHIPVHEPDPDHLPVELGGVTRFVSVDDITHVEAQGDYARLHTGQGSHLVRIPLSTLEERWRARGFVRIHRRHLVALRHIRELRLDAGTVSVLVGSEELQVSRRHARELRDLLMRRT; this comes from the coding sequence ATGCTGCGAGCCCTCGCCGTCGACGACGAACGCCCCTCCCTGGAGGAGCTGCTGTACCTGCTCAACGCCGATCCGCGGATCGGCAGTGTCGAGGGCGCGGGGGACGCGACCGAGGCGTTGCGGCGGATCAACCGGGCGCTGGAGTCGGGGCCCGGGGGGCCCGAGGCCATCGATGTGGTGTTCCTCGATATTCAGATGCCCGGGTTGGACGGGCTTGATCTCGCGCGGCTGCTCACCGGGTTCGCGCAGCCGCCGCTGATCGTGTTCGTCACCGCCCACGAGGACTTCGCGGTGCAGGCGTTCGACCTGAAGGCCGTCGACTACGTCCTCAAGCCGGTCCGCAAGGAACGCCTCGCCGAGGCCGTGCGCCGCGCCGCCGAACTGCGCGGCGCCACCCCGCACATCCCCGTCCACGAACCCGACCCCGACCACCTCCCCGTCGAACTCGGCGGCGTCACCCGCTTCGTCTCCGTCGACGACATCACCCACGTCGAGGCCCAGGGCGACTACGCCCGTCTGCACACCGGGCAGGGCAGCCACCTCGTCCGCATCCCCCTGTCGACCCTGGAGGAGCGCTGGCGCGCACGCGGGTTCGTGCGCATCCACCGCCGCCACCTGGTCGCCCTGCGCCACATACGGGAACTGCGCCTGGACGCCGGCACGGTGAGCGTCCTCGTCGGCTCCGAGGAACTTCAGGTCAGCCGCCGGCACGCGCGCGAACTGCGGGACCTGCTGATGAGGAGAACGTGA